A window of Prevotella fusca JCM 17724 genomic DNA:
ATACCTCTTTCTGATAATGGAAGTGTGAAGTAGCTCATGCTTCCATCCCTCAATTCCTTGACCCGCAGATAGAATACTGGTCCGTCAGAAAGTTTCGGACGTGCGTTGGCATCCTCAGCCCATCCTATGACAAACTTATCCTCGCTGAGCAGGTTCTGAATATCTCCGATGAGCTTATAGTCTCCGTCATTTGTATAAGTGAAGGTGTAATCCGGCTTCAGATACACAGGCACATCGCTCATGAAAAGGAGAGAGAACGGACACTCCAGGTTGCCATACTTGGCAATCGGTCCCTTGTCGCGAAGATTTCCGCCTCCACGGTACAGCAGTTCCTGTTCCCACTTGCGGCTCATCTGCTTGAACCCACCGATATTCATCAACTGCTTGTCGCCTCTTTGGGAATTGATTTTCTTCTCAAAGGCTTCAAGGTTACCATTCATATTCTTCATGAACAGGTAAACTTTCTGCAACTGGTCAGGTGAAAGGAAGGCGGTAGGGTCCTCAAACTTACCATCACGATACCAGTTGATGTCACTGGCATCATCACCGAGGCTGGCATAGCTGACACCCGTGAATACTCCCGTCATTGGCGAAGTACCGCCGACCAGATGGTCACGATAGTAGATGAGGTGAATATAGGGCTGTACGTCCGGACTTTTAGCAAGCACATCCTGATTACTCCAGACATCCTTGTCCTCGAAAAGCATCCGGCCGAATGCTGCTGCAATATCGTATCCATTGCCCCTTACGTTCATCTCTACAGGGTTTGAGAAACGAATACGGTCCGGGAACAGTGCGATGACTGCCAACAATCCTCTCCACTCACCGTGAAGCATATCGTAGAACTGCTGCAAGCCTGAAATGTTGATGTTCGGGTCTGGGTTCGCCAGCGTCTGCAAGGCAAACTTGAAGAGCTTTGCCCGTGCCCACGGTGTAGGAACACCCGAAATGAGTGCGCCGAGCTTCTCGGCAGTCAAACCCTCCAGAATCTTTCCTGTTTCAATACCTTGTATGTAGGACGATGCCATGTTAAGCTCGTTCCACTGACCTTGAGTTCCTGTTGTCAGGTTGGTATAACTCTTTATCAATAATGCTTTTGACATAGCTTCCCGATTAATTAAACTTATACAACTTTGCTAATGTGTCGAAAATCAACTTGTACAACTGCTCACCCTTGTTCGTGAGGTTCTGCCAGTCCTTTGAACTGTCACGTTCCTGTATAAACTGTTTCTTGAACGGGTCGAACTTTGAACGGAATCCGATAATACCGCTCTTGCTGTATTTGTTGTCCTTGCCGATACCTTCGTTTCTGTAGATACACTCATTCCAGTCCATGTTCATCAGCTCCTTGAAGGTCATGGGTGAGAACAGGTTGGCATTAAAGAGGAAGCTGTCCTGACCGCCTGCCGAACGGTGAATCTGCCGGAGCCAGCCTTCCTGCAGCTTGTCGGCAACCCGTTTCACGAAGAACAGACGAAAATAGTTCTTCAGACTTGTAGCCTGGGTAATGTCCATCTCTATAAACTCCTGGATTTCCTTCTGTCCGCCAGCTCTTGTGCTTTCCACGAAGTCATCCTCTCCATTGCAGAAGAGGGAGAAGGCTATCAGCATACCGAACTTACGGGCAAACTCCTTGGCTCTCTCTTTGCCGACGAAGTCTTCAAAGTCAAGTTTGCCACTTTCATTGACTGCACGGTACTGATAATCGGTCTTGTGCAGGTTCTTGTTCTGCTGTAGCTCGTTCTCATCAGAATTGTAGAAGTCGAGCGCAGCACATGCCGCAAGCAGTTCTATGTAGTGGGAATCATTCTTCTGCTGCTCGCCACCAGTAATGGTTTCAGATATCGTGTCAGCCTTTCTCTGCATCGGGTCCCAGTTGAGGCTGCTGGTACCCATCATATAGAACTTCTGATAGGTACTCTTTACCGTAGCATCATCATCGTAGAACATCATCGCAACCTGTGAGTTAAGCGCAAACTTGTCACTCGTTGCGATAATCTTCTGATTGTCCAGCTCACCGCCACTTGGGGCCCTGAAGCTGAAGTAGGCTGTAAGCAGGGTAGAACCGAAGTACGCACTCTTGAGAACATTGGCTGCACCGTTGCTCATTATCTCTGCAGCCTTTGAGATTGCCTGCGGGATGATAGGAATGGATGAAGCCCCCGTTCCTCCGAACACCGAGCCGAGGATGAACACTCTCGGCTGACCATTCTGTGAAGCCTTGATGAGCTCGCTGAGAAACAGCTTCAATTCACTGCTTGCCTGCGACTCTGCTGCTTCAAGGATTGAATGGTACATCATCATCGAGCCCAGATGGGTCTGTGCACGGTAGCCATGACGCAGATTGAAGTCTTCGACATTGTCAGACAGCACGAGGTCTGCCAGATCGGTCTCTTCTCTATGGTTATATTGCGTATCACCATAGTTGAACACCGCCTTGAAGGTACTCTTCTGCTCGTAGTTCGGGCTGAACTCGTAATATTTTATGTTGGCTGAGAAGAAGGAGTTGTTCAGTGACACTCTGCTTGCCTTGTCCTGTCCTTTTGCATTGCAGTAGGCATCCTTTACTTCCTTCAGCCGTGAGAAGTTACCGTTGTTTTTGTCAGTATCAAGTGCCAGCAGATGGATGTCTGTGTCATCAAACATACCCATGGCACACAGGTGGATAAGCGACTCTATGCATCGCATTCCGGTTCCACCAATACCGAGTACGAAAAATTGTCTTGCCATGATGAATTACTTTTTTTCTTTACCAAGAATTGAACCAAACTTTGAGTGACGGAATACAAACATCAGCGCAATACTTGTAACGAGATACACGCCGAGGTTGATACCGATACATTTGAGGTTGCACGTCCTGAGCATATTCTGGAAGCCGATGTTACGGATATGTGACATAACAACCAAATCATTGTACAGCCAGAAGCCCAGTACGGCAATGATGGCTATCACGACGAAGGCGATGCGTCGCTTGATGTAGGAACGGTCATTGCCACCCTCCCACGGGAACATGTTTGACAGAAGTAAGGCTACGAGAACTGCTACGAGGCCTACAATAACAGCATAGATCATTGTGCTGTTCATCAGCTGGTTAAGCTGGGAGATGTTAGTTACAGGAGTCATATCTTGATAGTTTTTAGTTTATCGTTCGTTGGATTTCACGTAAATCGTATAGACAGGGCAGGTGCTGATCATCGCCTTGATGTCAGGGTCAGTCAGGCACTGTTCCACGCTTGCTGCCACCGATACATTCTGGTTGCCCGGCATGTCAATGCTGTCAAAGGTGAACATAGGCTTATGTTGTGCGAACATAGGTTCTACCTGGGACACACAGATGTCAATCTTGAAATAGTTGTATGGGGAACCGTTCAGCACCGGGTCAGGATAGTAGTTCTGCGTGTCAAAGTGCAGGTTTATCTTGCCGTGGTCGCTGAATTCCTTTGGGTCAATCTTTACGAAGTTCTCACACTCAGCAGGCTGAATCTTCGGTGTGGGCTTCTGCTTCCCATCCTTGGCGCAATAGAAGTCAAAGTATTCCTGGTTGATATTGTACACCTTGGCTGATACGTCAGTTATACGATAGCCGCCGAAGCTGTTTCTGTCTATTCTCCAGCCCGAGATGAAGGGTTCTCCGTCAGGGAGCGGCTCACCCGTGTTGGGGTTTACGGCATTGACAATCAGCGGCTCTATTCCGTCTTTCCAGTCAATTTCCCAGTCCTGTACTTCGTAGTCGCCGATGCCGGGAGAAACCTTTGCATTAAGGTGCTGGTTGGGCTCCGTTGTCTGTGCATTCTTTGACATCAGCTGCGGATGGTCAGCAGACAGATGGAAAACTTCAACCTGTGGGAACTGGTCAAGGTTGACTGTCTGCATGATGCGTTCATAGATGTTTCCCTTCAGCCTCCAGTCTGTGAACAGGATGTAGAAGCGTTTTTTATTGAAATTCTGCCCCTTATAGGGTTCTACGTAAGGTTCTGACAGTATATAGACGTCATGTCCTTTCTTCAGCCACGTCTTCAGGGCATTTGCCATGTAAGGGTTGTTGATGTTTCCTTTGGCGATTGACGGCTGGAAATATTCACCGTCAGTAAGGAGTACCGACTCATTGTTTTCATTCGCCATGCGTTCTGCTGCCGTCTTCAGGTCAGCATAGTCGGTCTCGTTGATATTGCGAAGGAGCAGGAAGGTGGAATCCGGCCGATGCTGCCGGATCTTGTTGCCCTCAATGGAATAATACTTCCGGGTAGCGTCAGTCCACGATGGAACCAATGCCTGGAAGAAGGGAGAATTCTGACCTAACGAAATACATTTTGAACAGTCAACGTACAGGGACAGCTGGTCGCGGGAGATCTCATCGATTCCTTTGTTGAAATATTTTTGATGAAATTCCGGAATGTACTTCGTGTCTGAAGCAGTAGGTATGCTGGAGCTGCATGAGTTCAAACTGATAATGCCAAAGAAGCCTGCAGCCATCCAGGCAAGTGTTTGTGTCGTTGTTCGTAGTTTACGTTTGAGCTGATCGCCATGGACCAATTGATTCTTCCAATCGTTAATCATCGCTTTATGCAATATTAAACACATTGTTCCCGGGTTGTGATTTAATTATATTATTCATTCAACACAACTTGACAAAGGTGGGAACCTGCATTGTAATGTCTTGCATGGCAGCTGCTCTGACAAAACGAATGCAACGATTGTTTAAAGTTGCGCTCCTTTTTTCCCTAATGTGCTATAATGTTAAGACTATTCATCTTTCGCAGGTTAGAGTTTAAGACTGTGCTTTTTATGGTGGGGCTGGGGCGTTGTTCGCAAAGATTGTTGTTTGCACCACATGCACATGGCAAAGGTAAAAAAAATCTTTCATAATCACGACTAACAACTCTGGAAAAATAATCCTGCTGTGTTTTTCTCCTTTGATGCGGATGAGGATGTGGGTTGTCTGATTTCCAGTTTGGGCTGATTCTGAAAGTTTCCTTTGTAGGATTCCTGCCTTTTATTCCCGGTCATATCCTGTCTTTCTCTAAAGAAGTTGAAATGCACAAAGACCTGAAGGTCGGGGATGGCACAGAAGGCTAACACCGTAGAAAACTGAAACGTCAAAGTTTAGCACACGAAGAAATGGAGTGAACGGAGGTTTTTAAATGGCAATTTCTCTGTGTGCCTTATTATGTAGCAGGTTTACTTTATCACTCCATATTTCAGAAGATTCGGAACAAAAGGGTCTTCGGTTAAATGTGTGGATTGGAAACAAGATAAAGGCTTACACACCTGTATGGTATGACTATTCAAAATCAGATGGTCTTACAAGGGAGGGATAGACTACAAGATAAAAATACAGAATAGGCAGACAGATACCGTGTCTTCCCGTCTTCTACAAACAGCTTATTCCCATATCAACCAACGTTTGTAAACTATTTTCATACAGTTCAAAACCAATACATGGTCTTTTGGCTTCCAAAAGACGCCCAATTGGCTTGCAATAGACGCCCTTTTGAAGCCTTACTGACGCCCTTTTGAAGTCCAATTAAGCACCTTTTCTTGCACTACCTTATAACTAACTGATTTACTGCCAGTCGCAAACTTGCTTTTTACACGTGTTTTTGCCTTTGTCTGTAGGTATTTTACCCGAAATTATGTCATGATTTTTCAAACCATTGTCCGCATTTTCAAAGTATTAAAACGAAAGGGTTTTCTGTGGGGGAGGATGATAATAAAACAGGTAGCCAAGACCGTCTTGGCTATGCTTTTATTTAACTTCGGTTCTTCTGCTAAAGCTGTACGAAAAGTGTCCACACATTTAACGGATGAACAAAAAAAGGTGGTGAGGAATGCCTGCACCACCTAAATATATAGAATGTTTCCAATGGATTATTTCCAGCTCTTCTCTATTAATTTAGTAACGGAGCTGTTGGTCATATGCACTCCCATCCTGTTTGTATTTACATCCGAGCTGTATTCGGTAGGCCAACCAGTGTTGAGGAGTTGGATGTTAGTAGTTCCGTTGACATCCATTGTTGCCATACCAATTTCCTTCATCCTGTCCCAGTGTGTCTCCACCTGTGCTATCATCAGTTCAAGGTTTTCTTCTGCACCGACTTCCTTCATCTTGTCAATGATAAGAGCTTTTACGTCGTCTTCTGTCATATTGCTGCTAATCTTCCCAACGATGTTGAGTGCGTTAGCCTTCTTGGTAAGTTCGTAGGTAACAGTAGCTTTTATATCCTGTATATCCTTGTTCTCTTTGTAACCATTCTTGAGGGTCTTACCAAAAAGATAGAAGAAAGTGCTGTTCTCGACCGACTCAATAAAAGATTCTTTTGTAAGTTTGTTTTTCAGGGTCGTAATAGCCTTGATCTTCGGCATTGCCTTCTCAATTTTAGGATTGGCATTGTAGACGGAGTCAAGAAGAGCTATCTCAAACCTGCTTATCTTTGACAGTACCTCGTCATAATTCAAGAGGTCATTTATCTTTCCGTTTGCATCCGTCTTTACAATCATCGGGACATTGTCAAGGTATTGGCTCACCATGTTTCCTGTCTGCCGTGCAATCGCCTGACTGCCTTCTATCTTAATACTGTTTGTCAGTATCTCAACAACATAACCATCAGCCGTAGCCTCTTGTACAGTTATCTTTGTTTTGCTGGTTGTCTTTACGCTTTCAGTACCTTTCGCAGAAGACTTGGTTTTAACATCAGCCACGGTTTCATAGACGGCTTTATCGCCTTTATGGAACTTAGCTTTGATTAAAGTCTGGGCGTTCAAGGCTGTTACAGCGAGAAGTAAGGCAAAAGTAATGAGTGATTTTCTCATAATAGCATTATTGTTTGATTCGTAAATTCATGCATAACGGATTATTTCCAGCTCTTCTCCAGCAATTTAGTAACCGAGGTGATGGTCATATCCATTCCCATCATCTTTGTTTTCACGTCCGTGCTGTATTCTGTTGCCCAGCCAGTGTCAAGGAGTTTAGTGGCAGAGGTGCCGTTGACATCCATCTTTGTCATACCCATCTGCTTCATTCTTCCCCAGTTGGCTTCCAGCTGTGAGGTCATGGATTCGTCAGCACCCATTTGTTTCATCTTGTCAATAACGAAGGCTTTTACATCGTCTTCAGTCATGTTGCTCTTGATCTGTCCTGCAATGTTGAGTGCATTTGGCTCCTTGGTAAGCTCGTAGGTAACGGTAGTCTTTATGCCCTGCATATCCTTGTTTTCTTTGTCACCGCTCTTGATAGTCTTGCCGAATAAGTGAAAGAAAGTGCTGTTCTCGACAGACTCAATAAACGCTTCTTTGCTGAGCTGGTTGCTGATGCCCATAGCCATCTTGTACTTTGGCATTGCTTTCTCCATTTCCGGATTGGCGTTATAGAGTGAGTCGATAAATGCCATTGCGAACTTGCTTGCCTTCGTTTGGACTTCAGTATAATTCAAAAGGTCCTTTACTTTTCCGTTTGCATCCGTCTTTATAAGCATTGGGACATTGTTAAGGTATTGGTTCAGCATGTTTCCTGTCTGCTGTGCAATCGCCTGACTACCTTCTATCTTAATACCGTTAGTCAGTATCTCGACAACATAACCATCAGCCGTAGCCTCTTGTACGGCAATGTTTGTTCTGCTGGTTGTCTTTACGCTTTCTGAGCCACCACCCATAGGAGTGTTTATTTTAACGTCAGCCACGGTTTCATAGACCGCTTTATCGCCTTTCTGGAACTTAGCTTTGATTAAAGTCTGGGCGTTCAATGCTGTTACAGCGAGGAGTAACGCAAAAGTGATAAGTGTTTTTTTCATAAGTGAATTATTGTTTGTTTAGGATTTATAATTTAGGATTGAAAGCATTAACGGCTTCAGAAATCATAAGCATTCGTTGTAAGTCCTGCATTAATTAATATCCTGAAGCCGTTAAATATTTAGTTTTGTGAATAATTTAGTATGACCTTGCGATGATGACACGATACTTGGCTGGCTTGCCGCTGACCATGTCAATGCCCGGTGTCTGCTCGAACATATAAGGAACGCAGCGGATAGTTGCCTGCGTGTCTTCCTTGATCTTCGCCTCAGTCTCCTCTGTTCCATCCCAGTGGCAGAGGAAGAAACCACCGTCCTTCACCTTTTCCTTGAACTCCTCATAGTCCTCGCACTCGTAGATGTGAGCGTCACGGAAGTCCTTGGCTTTCTTGAAGATGTTGTCCTGAATATCGTCGAGGAGGTTCTTGATACGCTCTACGATACCGTCAAAGCTGACGCTCTCCTTCTCCAAAGTGTCACGGCGCATCACCTCAATAGTGTTATTCTCCAAGTCACGACCACCCATTGCGAGGCGTACCGGCACACCCTTCAGCTCGTAGTCAGCGAACTTGAAGCCCGGACGCTTGTTGTCAGCATCGTCGAACTTGACGGTGATTCCCAGCGCACGCAGCTCGTCAATAACTGGCTGCAACTTCTCTGTGAGCTCCTTCAACTGCTCTTCGCCCTTGAAGATTGGTACGATAACCACCTGAATAGGTGCAATCTTCGGAGGAAGAACAAGACCGTTATCGTCAGAATGGGTCATGATGAGCGCACCGATCAGACGGGTACTGACACCCCAAGAGGTAGCCCATACGTACTCCGGCTTGTTCTCCTTATTAAGGAAGGTAACATCGAACGACTTTGCAAAGTTCTGACCCAGGAAGTGGGAAGTACCGCTCTGGAGAGCCTTGCCGTCCTGCATCATTGCCTCAATGGTATAGGTATCTAAGGCACCAGCGAAACGTTCAGTCTCACTCTTCACGCCCTGTACGACAGGAACAGCAAGCCACTTCTCGGCGAAGTCAGCATAGACACGCAACATGGTCTGTGCCTCCTTCTCAGCCTCCTCACGTGTAGCGTGAGCGGTGTGACCCTCCTGCCAGAGGAACTCAGATGTGCGGAGGAAAGGACGCGTACGCATCTCCCAACGCATAACATTACACCACTGGTTGCACATCAATGGCAGATCGCGCCAAGAGTGAATCCAGTTTTTATAGGTATTCCAGATGATTGTCTCACTGGTAGGACGGATAATGAGTTCCTCCTCCAGCTTTGCGTTCGGGTCAACCTCGACGGCATTGCCTTCCTCTGTAGCCTTCAGTCGATAGTGAGTAACCACGGCACACTCCTTGGCGAATCCCTTTACGTGCTCAGCCTCACGAGAGAGGAAGCTCTTAGGAATCAGCATTGGGAAGTAAGCATTCTGCACACCAGTCTCCTTGAACATCTTGTCAAGCTGTGCCTGAATCTTCTCCCAGATAGCATAGCCGTAAGGTTTGATGACCATACAGCCACGTACGGCAGACTGTTCAATCAGGTCTGCCTTTATTACCAAGTCATTGTACCATTGAGAGTAGTTCTCTGCTCTCTTGGTCATTTCTTTTAGTTCTTTTGCCATAAATATATTATTCTGTTCTTTTATTTTGCATCTTTAGGGGATTTCCATGTGCTTATAGGAAAATCCCTTTTGTCACTACAGTCAGAAATGCTAATTTTGCACACAGATACAGCTGACGAACGCAAATGAAGTTTGGTTCTATTCTGCTGAAAGCAGCTTGTCTTCTGCAAAAATAATGCAAACGAAAGCAAAGGGAACTTGTTTCTGATTTGCTGATTGCAGTTTATTTTCTGCAAAAATACAAAAAAATGTTGGCAATGGATGCTCTATGGCATATATTTGTTTAACTTTGCATGAATAAATCGAATTAAGGTACGGCAGCAATGCCAAGCCTTGAGGGTAAAAAGATAATTATTAATCAATAAACAGTTTTGGTTATGAAGAATATGAAGTTGATGGCAGTTGGAATGTGTTTCCTTTCTATCGTAAGTTGCCAGACAAAGCAGGGAACAGGAACATTAATCGGTGGCGGTGCTGGTGCAGCATTAGGCGGTATCGTTGGTCAGATTATAGGTCATAATGGCAGAAGCACGGCAATCGGTGCAGCAATCGGCGGAGCCGTTGGTGCTGGTGCTGGTGCGCTCATCGGCCGTCACATGGACAAGGTGGCACGCGAGGCTGCACAGCAGTTGCCTAATGCACGTGTCGACAAGGTGACGGATGCAAACGGACTGGAGAGTGTGAAGGTGACCTTCGACTCCGGTATCCTCTTCCCACTGAACGGCTCAAACCTCAGTGCTGCAGCAAAGAACGACCTCACGAAGTTCGCTGCACTGATGAAGCGTAACTCTACCTGCGATGTTGCTATCCAGGGTTACACTGATGCTTCAGGTAATGACAATATCAACCTCCCGTTGTCACAGCGTCGTGCAGAGGCTGTATCATCTTACTTGAAGGGTAAGGGCGTCAGCCACAGCCAGATTCGTTCGGTACAGGGCTTCGGTAGTGCCAACCCGATCGAGAACAAGACAGTAAGTCAGGCTAACCGCCGTGTAGAGGTTTACCTCTATGCTTCGTCAGAGATGGTCCGCCAGGCAAACAACGGTTCATTGTAATCATTTGAAACCTTGGGGCATACGCCTCGTATGTCCCAACAAACTTTGCTAAATAAATTCTCAAAAGGATATTGCTTCGGCAGTATCCTTTTTTGTTTGGACTGTTGGCAGGGTAGTGTAGGACACGGTAACAGAAGAACAATAAGGAGAGACGGAATGTCATAAAAACAATGAATGACGGATTGTGCAGGTGATTAGTGGAAAAGACAAAGAAACATGGGCATAGAATGAGAGAGTAACAGATTTCCTTTTCCTTTATTACCCTTTTCCTTTTCTATGCATAAAAGACACATGGAGAAATGGAATGAGCGGAGGTAATATGTAATGATGTAGAGGTGTCGTCAGTGCAAAGAGAAAAGGAGTCATTCCATACATGGTGCTGATATGTTCGCTGCAGAAATCTATCAATAATCCTTGCGGATATGCTCCTTTGCTCCATGTAGCGATGGTGTTGACGTGGTCAATGAACTGTAATATTCAATAAATATCAGCTTTCCGCTTCTTTCGTGTAAGACTTGTATAATTCATGAATTTGATTACCGACAAGTCTGAAACATCGGTTCACGGGATTTGAATTATCCTTACAAAATATTTGGCTGAAATGCTCGGGAACTTCAAAAAACAAGCGTTTTCAATCCTTTCGTAAGTGACTTGTTATCAGACCATTGCGGACTCACGCAAGAAAAGGTGCTTAATTAGACTTCAAAAGGGCGTTAGTAACAGTCCAAAAGGGCATCTTTTGCAAGCCAATTGGGCGTTAATTGACTTGCAATTAACGCCCAATTGATTTGCAGTCTTTGAATTTTATTTACAATATGGGATGGAAAGGGGTAGTAGACAAGTGAACAGGTTGCCTGTGACGGATAGACAGAATGACCCTAAGATATAAAAGAGGCAGAATGACATAAAGGCATAGAAAAGACATGGTAACAGAAGAACAAAAGAGGCAGAATGACATAAAGACATAAAAAGACATGGTTAACAGAAGAACAAAAGAGGCAGATAACAAGAAGATATAAAAAAGACAGAGCAACAGGTTAACCTGTTACTCTGTCCTCATTGTCCTTATGTTACTTTGTCTTTATATCATCCTGTCTTTGCAAGCAACTCGTTAACTCGTCAACTTGTCAACTCGTTAACTTGTTATCTTGCCATCACTTCACAAGTATTTTCTTACCGTTGCGGATGACAATTCCCTTATGGTCTTTGCTGACAGCTCTGCCCATGAGGTCGTAGGTGGTGTCGGATTTGCGTTGCAGCGGGAAGCTGGCGATACCTGTCGAGGTCTCTTTTACCTTTGTCGGGATGAAGGTTGAACCGCCATCCTTGCCGCCGGTCCAGTAAGCCCAGTTGTTGTCAGCACGGTAATTCAAGCCGAAACCCTCCGGATTACAGATGTAGAAACCGTTTTCAGCATACTGGCTTATATTCAATGTCCAGTTGCTGGTATAGCCTGCAGGCAGATTGTCAGCCGCCTGAAGGGTAGCATAAGTGTTGCCGCCACCGTTGGCAGTGCCTTTCGGAGATGGCGATGCCAGCACCTGGC
This region includes:
- the proS gene encoding proline--tRNA ligase; its protein translation is MAKELKEMTKRAENYSQWYNDLVIKADLIEQSAVRGCMVIKPYGYAIWEKIQAQLDKMFKETGVQNAYFPMLIPKSFLSREAEHVKGFAKECAVVTHYRLKATEEGNAVEVDPNAKLEEELIIRPTSETIIWNTYKNWIHSWRDLPLMCNQWCNVMRWEMRTRPFLRTSEFLWQEGHTAHATREEAEKEAQTMLRVYADFAEKWLAVPVVQGVKSETERFAGALDTYTIEAMMQDGKALQSGTSHFLGQNFAKSFDVTFLNKENKPEYVWATSWGVSTRLIGALIMTHSDDNGLVLPPKIAPIQVVIVPIFKGEEQLKELTEKLQPVIDELRALGITVKFDDADNKRPGFKFADYELKGVPVRLAMGGRDLENNTIEVMRRDTLEKESVSFDGIVERIKNLLDDIQDNIFKKAKDFRDAHIYECEDYEEFKEKVKDGGFFLCHWDGTEETEAKIKEDTQATIRCVPYMFEQTPGIDMVSGKPAKYRVIIARSY
- a CDS encoding OmpA family protein; this encodes MKNMKLMAVGMCFLSIVSCQTKQGTGTLIGGGAGAALGGIVGQIIGHNGRSTAIGAAIGGAVGAGAGALIGRHMDKVAREAAQQLPNARVDKVTDANGLESVKVTFDSGILFPLNGSNLSAAAKNDLTKFAALMKRNSTCDVAIQGYTDASGNDNINLPLSQRRAEAVSSYLKGKGVSHSQIRSVQGFGSANPIENKTVSQANRRVEVYLYASSEMVRQANNGSL